A portion of the Candidatus Omnitrophota bacterium genome contains these proteins:
- a CDS encoding methyltransferase domain-containing protein, producing the protein MGAYVHGYAEEELQRLYDQSKMLRDLFHRNVRYPAGSRVLEAGCGVGAQTAALIQNNPDALIASVDISLESLNLARTAAGNSAVDFLQADIYSLPFPAETFDHIFVCFVLEHLSDPLGALTKLKSLLKPGGTFTLIEGDHGSAFFHPDSEEARRVWNCLVDAQARLGGDSLIGRRLYPLLHEAQFQEIAVEPQFIYADAGRPEWVEWFTVKTITAMVKGVKEYSLQMGFIDEEEWEKGIQALLRTAAHPDGVFCYTFFKATARKRRP; encoded by the coding sequence ATGGGCGCTTACGTGCATGGCTACGCCGAGGAAGAATTGCAACGGCTTTACGATCAATCCAAAATGCTGCGCGATCTTTTTCATCGCAACGTTCGTTATCCCGCAGGAAGCCGCGTCCTCGAAGCGGGCTGCGGCGTGGGAGCGCAAACCGCCGCCCTTATCCAAAATAACCCCGATGCGCTTATCGCTTCCGTGGATATTTCCTTGGAATCCCTTAATCTGGCGCGAACCGCCGCCGGAAACAGCGCCGTGGATTTTCTCCAGGCCGACATCTACTCGCTTCCCTTCCCCGCCGAGACGTTCGATCACATCTTCGTCTGCTTCGTGCTGGAGCATCTTTCCGATCCTTTGGGGGCATTAACAAAACTTAAATCACTCCTCAAGCCAGGAGGAACTTTCACGCTTATCGAAGGCGACCACGGTTCCGCTTTTTTCCATCCCGACAGCGAAGAAGCGCGGCGCGTGTGGAACTGCCTGGTGGACGCCCAGGCGCGTCTCGGCGGCGACTCTTTGATTGGACGGCGCTTGTATCCTTTATTGCATGAAGCTCAATTTCAAGAGATCGCCGTAGAGCCGCAATTCATTTACGCCGACGCGGGACGGCCGGAATGGGTGGAATGGTTCACCGTCAAGACTATTACGGCGATGGTCAAGGGCGTCAAAGAATACAGTTTGCAAATGGGATTCATCGACGAAGAAGAATGGGAAAAAGGCATTCAAGCCTTACTAAGAACGGCGGCGCATCCCGACGGCGTTTTTTGTTATACGTTTTTCAAAGCCACTGCCCGCAAGAGGCGGCCATGA
- the trpB gene encoding tryptophan synthase subunit beta encodes MAVEPAAFAAERYAYPDRRGRYGDYGGMFVPETLMPALIELDDAFETAWKDADFHGEFDRLMREYAGRPTNLYYARRLSEHLGGAQIYLKREDLTHTGSHKINNTIGQVLLTARMGKKRVIAETGAGQHGVATATAAALFGLECCVYMGEEDTVRQRLNVFRMKLLGSSVVSVSSGTKTLKDAMNEAMRDWVTNVRSTHYVIGTVAGPHPFPKMVREFQSIIGQETRRQILEQAGRLPDCLIACVGGGSNAMGLFYPFYYDKEVKFIGVEAAGLGLATGKHAAPLNAGEPGVLHGSMAYLMQNEDGQIMDTHSISAGLDYPGVGPEHCFFKDSGRAQYSAATDQEALKAFVLLSRTEGIIPALESSHAIAEAMKQAPCLSKDQIVIVNLSGRGDKDVEAASKHLKGVVE; translated from the coding sequence ATGGCTGTCGAACCTGCGGCGTTCGCCGCTGAAAGATACGCCTATCCCGACCGGCGGGGACGGTATGGCGATTACGGCGGCATGTTCGTTCCCGAAACCCTTATGCCCGCCTTGATAGAACTGGACGACGCCTTCGAAACGGCTTGGAAAGACGCGGATTTTCACGGCGAATTCGACCGCCTGATGCGGGAATACGCGGGGCGTCCCACCAACCTTTATTATGCGCGGCGGCTCAGCGAGCATCTGGGCGGCGCGCAGATATACCTCAAGCGTGAAGACCTCACTCATACCGGCTCGCACAAAATCAACAACACCATCGGCCAGGTTCTCCTCACGGCGCGCATGGGCAAAAAGCGCGTCATCGCCGAGACCGGCGCCGGACAGCACGGCGTGGCTACGGCTACGGCGGCGGCGCTTTTCGGGCTGGAATGCTGCGTTTATATGGGCGAGGAAGATACGGTTCGCCAGCGGCTGAACGTCTTCCGCATGAAACTGCTGGGATCAAGCGTCGTTTCCGTGAGCAGCGGAACCAAAACGCTGAAAGACGCCATGAACGAAGCGATGCGGGATTGGGTGACCAACGTGCGCTCGACGCACTACGTCATCGGCACGGTGGCGGGGCCGCATCCTTTCCCCAAAATGGTGCGGGAATTTCAATCCATCATCGGCCAGGAAACGCGGCGGCAGATTCTGGAACAAGCGGGAAGACTGCCCGATTGCCTTATCGCCTGCGTCGGCGGCGGCAGCAACGCTATGGGGCTTTTTTATCCCTTTTATTACGATAAAGAAGTGAAATTCATCGGCGTGGAAGCCGCCGGTCTGGGCTTGGCGACGGGCAAGCACGCCGCCCCTCTCAATGCAGGAGAGCCGGGCGTACTGCATGGATCGATGGCTTATTTGATGCAAAACGAAGACGGCCAAATCATGGATACGCACTCCATTTCCGCCGGATTGGATTACCCCGGAGTGGGGCCGGAACATTGCTTCTTCAAAGACAGCGGCCGCGCTCAATACTCCGCCGCCACGGATCAAGAAGCATTGAAAGCCTTCGTGCTGCTGTCGCGAACGGAAGGAATCATCCCAGCGCTGGAATCGTCGCACGCCATCGCCGAAGCCATGAAACAGGCGCCATGCTTATCGAAAGACCAAATCGTCATCGTTAACCTGTCGGGAAGGGGAGACAAGGATGTGGAAGCCGCTTCGAAACATCTGAAGGGAGTCGTAGAATGA